One genomic segment of Impatiens glandulifera chromosome 6, dImpGla2.1, whole genome shotgun sequence includes these proteins:
- the LOC124944067 gene encoding stigma-specific STIG1-like protein 1 encodes MQDTMSHEDDGLSSLRGVGRLLYQKASPHQAMTCNKYPRVCRTKGSQGPDCCKKKCVNTDTDKLNCGMCGKKCKYPEICCNGKCVNPLNDRNNCGGCKKKCKKGLKCGYGMCNYA; translated from the coding sequence ATGCAAGATACGATGTCTCACGAGGATGATGGACTTTCTTCATTACGTGGGGTGGGGCGTTTATTGTATCAAAAGGCTAGCCCACATCAAGCCATGACGTGTAATAAATACCCTAGGGTTTGTCGGACGAAAGGGAGTCAAGGACCGGATTGTTGCAAGAAGAAGTGTGTGAATACGGACACGGATAAACTCAATTGCGGAATGTGTGGGAAGAAGTGCAAGTACCCGGAGATTTGTTGCAATGGGAAGTGCGTGAATCCTTTGAATGACCGAAATAATTGTGGTGGATGCAAGAAGAAGTGCAAGAAAGGGTTAAAATGTGGCTATGGAATGTGCAACTATGCATAG
- the LOC124943174 gene encoding stigma-specific STIG1-like protein 1: protein MSIFVVALSDVEDQSETLLFDDEEIDDAMRDTMSLEDDGLASLRGVGRLLYQKASPHQAMTCNKYPRVCRTKGSQGPDCCKKKCVNTNTDRLNCGMCGKKCKYPEICCNGKCVNPLNDRNNCGGCKKKCKKGFKCGYGMCNYA from the coding sequence ATGTCTATATTCGTCGTTGCTCTTTCTGACGTGGAAGATCAGAGTGAGACGTTATTATTTGATGACGAGGAAATTGATGATGCCATGCGAGATACGATGTCTCTCGAGGATGATGGACTTGCTTCATTACGTGGGGTGGGGCGTTTATTGTACCAAAAGGCTAGCCCACATCAAGCCATGACGTGTAATAAGTATCCTAGGGTTTGTCGGACGAAAGGGAGTCAAGGACCGGATTGTTGCAAGAAGAAGTGTGTGAATACAAACACAGATAGACTCAATTGCGGAATGTGTGGGAAGAAGTGCAAGTACCCGGAGATTTGTTGCAATGGGAAGTGTGTGAATCCTTTGAATGACCGAAATAATTGTGGTGGATGCAAGAAGAAGTGCAAGAAAGGGTTTAAATGTGGCTATGGAATGTGCAACTATGCATAG
- the LOC124943176 gene encoding uncharacterized mitochondrial protein AtMg00810-like, with protein sequence MFVSFSKKICLGLIKETGKLAVKPAKTLIETTVKLNTKEGTPLHDISMYQRLVVKLIYLEITRPNITFVVNNVSQFMHAPRTSHISAIYRILHYLKATPRVGIWMKQNNRIYVIGYTDTNWAGNFDIKSTTGFCTFIGGNLVTWRSKKQNIVSRSSAEAKYRAMAATTGELIWIKYILKDLGV encoded by the coding sequence atgtttgtttctttctcaAAGAAAATATGTCTTGGACTTATTAAAGAAACTGGTAAGCTTGCTGTAAAACCCGCAAAAACTCTCATTGAAACAACTGTTAAATTAAACACTAAAGAAGGTACCCCTCTTCATGACATTAGTATGTATCAAAGACTTGTAGTTAAACTTATCTACCTAGAAATTACTCGTCCAAATATAACCTTTGTAGTTAACAATGTAAGTCAATTCATGCATGCTCCAAGAACTTCACACATTTCTGCTATTTACAGGATTCTACATTATCTTAAAGCTACTCCTAGAGTAGGCATATGGATGAAGCAAAATAACCGCATTTACGTCATTGGTTATACTGATACTAATTGGGCAGGCAATTTTGATATAAAGTCGACTACCGGCTTTTGTACATTCATTGGAGGAAATCTAGTGACGTGGAGAAGTAAAAAGCAAAATATTGTTTCCCGTTCAAGCGCCGAAGCTAAATATCGTGCTATGGCGGCTACTACCGGAGAactcatttggattaaatatattcttaaagaCTTGGGAGTTTAG
- the LOC124943175 gene encoding putative pectate lyase 2, with the protein MAYKTPLIWLTLCLYLACWASTLHAHDYKGHKYPKVGKHNVSVPLTSYGGGKVMNLIDSCWRSDPHWESNRQALADCVVGFGNGAIGGKNGEIYVVTDPSDDASNPKPGTLRYGVTRSEPLWIIFKHDMSLVLENELLVNSFKTIDGRGAKVVISNGPCITIPSVSHVIIHGISVHDCKPSKPGRVMSNPYHVGEREGSDGDSISIFSSTDVWIDHCYLARATDGLLDVTHSSTRVTISNNYFTQHDKVMLLGHRDGYTEDEGLKVTVVFNYFGPELVQRMPRVRYGYAHVANNRYDEWIMYAIGGSSDPTILSEGNYFVASNNPTAKQVTKRESDENWVGWKWRSSSKDVFINGAYFVPSGYGSCAPPYTASQGFNVAQGSMVPSLTSDAGPLQCQPYQAC; encoded by the exons ATGGCATACAAAACTCCACTCATATGGCTAACTTTATGCCTTTATCTAGCTTGTTGGGCATCAACTTTACATGCACATGATTATAAGGGTCACAAATATCCAAAGGTTGGAAAACATAATGTATCGGTGCCTCTAACAAGTTATGGTGGTGGTAAAGTCATGAACTTGATAGACTCGTGCTGGCGTTCGGACCCCCATTGGGAGTCCAACCGACAAGCCCTAGCCGATTGTGTTGTCGGCTTTGGCAATGGTGCCATCGGTGGGAAGAATGGGGAGATATATGTTGTCACCGATCCTTCTGATGATGCGTCGAATCCAAAACCGGGGACTCTTAGATACGGAGTAACTAGGTCAGAGCCGCTATGGATTATTTTCAAGCATGACATGTCTCTAGTCCTTGAAAACGAGTTATTGGTTAATAGTTTCAAGACAATAGACGGGAGAGGTGCCAAAGTTGTGATATCGAATGGTCCATGCATTACTATACCTAGTGTTAGCCATGTGATCATTCACGGGATTAGTGTTCACGATTGCAAACCAAGTAAGCCTGGCAGGGTGATGAGCAATCCGTATCATGTGGGAGAACGAGAAGGATCCGATGGCGATTCCATCAGCATATTTTCTTCTACCGACGTATGGATCGATCATTGTTATCTAGCTAGAGCAACCGACGGTCTTCTCGACGTCACTCATTCCTCGACTCGTGTTACTATCTCTAATAATTATTTCACCCAACATGACAAA GTGATGTTGCTCGGTCATAGAGATGGATACACCGAGGATGAAGGTTTGAAAGTCACGGTAGTGTTCAATTACTTCGGACCCGAGCTAGTGCAACGTATGCCTAGGGTTAGATACGGTTACGCCCATGTGGCCAACAACCGATACGACGAATGGATAATGTACGCCATAGGTGGGAGCTCAGACCCGACCATCTTAAGCGAAGGGAACTACTTTGTTGCATCTAACAATCCAACCGCTAAACAG GTTACAAAGAGGGAAAGTGATGAGAATTGGGTTGGATGGAAATGGAGGTCATCTTCAAAGGATGTGTTCATTAATGGGGCATATTTTGTTCCTTCTGGATATGGAAGTTGTGCTCCTCCTTACACTGCATCTCAAGGGTTTAATGTTGCTCAAGGTTCTATGGTTCCTTCCTTGACTTCCGATGCTGGCCCACTACAATGTCAACCATATCAAGCCtgctaa